A window of Rhodococcus sp. SGAir0479 contains these coding sequences:
- a CDS encoding TetR/AcrR family transcriptional regulator, whose product MPSNLDRDSAGDRPAEARTAFLTRIREAALRQFAESGYDGTSMRDIGSLVGVHAGSLYVHIKSKEDLLYQIVGEIADSGEAALRRVEAADVGAIDKLRILARIHLRWSMANPDAAKVFEREWMRLNGAQLAEVRVKRQRWADAVERIIGAGVDDGTFRDMDVALAAVAFRSVLNANYTCDGDPDVDGVKLADEFVDFLFNGWVASDRR is encoded by the coding sequence ATGCCGTCGAACCTCGATCGGGACTCGGCCGGCGACCGCCCCGCCGAGGCCAGGACGGCGTTCCTGACGAGAATTCGCGAGGCGGCGCTCCGCCAGTTCGCCGAGAGCGGCTACGACGGGACGTCGATGCGCGACATCGGCTCGCTCGTCGGTGTGCATGCCGGCAGCCTGTACGTGCACATCAAGAGCAAGGAAGACCTGCTGTACCAGATCGTCGGTGAGATCGCCGACAGTGGCGAGGCGGCCCTCCGGCGCGTCGAGGCGGCCGACGTGGGAGCGATCGACAAACTCCGCATCCTCGCCCGCATCCACCTGCGTTGGTCGATGGCCAACCCGGACGCCGCGAAGGTGTTCGAGCGAGAGTGGATGCGGCTCAACGGCGCCCAGCTCGCCGAGGTTCGCGTCAAACGCCAGCGGTGGGCCGACGCCGTGGAGCGGATCATCGGCGCGGGCGTCGACGATGGCACGTTCCGCGACATGGACGTGGCGTTGGCGGCCGTCGCGTTCCGTTCGGTACTGAACGCGAACTACACGTGCGACGGCGACCCGGACGTCGACGGCGTCAAGCTTGCCGACGAGTTCGTCGACTTCCTCTTCAACGGTTGGGTCGCATCCGACCGCCGTTGA
- a CDS encoding enoyl-CoA hydratase/isomerase family protein, producing MPSHPTRVTVRQLADGAADTPLLDDTGGLDTPLTVVDLTGAGADQPSVLAAAAQRARVADRILLGIHRGGPPAPDILTDALDLTYVDAAPADDRDERSTVVVADALRAVADFASRVAANPQAATVLRQVLRCGDGLDARAGVDVESLAYSTLLGGTEFARWLARRGPRPLPPPPHGEPVLVARDGADLRITLNRPERRNAYGARLRDALTSALTVATADPSITRVTLDGAGPSFCAGGDLDEFGTTPDLTLAHLIRTRAGAGLLVHELADRLEAHVHGACVGGGIEIPAFAGTVVASADAWFRLPEIEMGLIPGAGGTVSIPRRIGRWRAMHLFVTGARLDAPTALDWGLVDAIGRPEPTTQASKRLLQTGNSPVMMGETRA from the coding sequence ATGCCTTCCCACCCGACCCGCGTCACCGTCCGCCAGCTCGCGGACGGCGCCGCCGACACCCCGCTACTCGACGACACCGGTGGGCTCGACACGCCGTTGACGGTCGTCGACCTGACCGGCGCGGGTGCCGACCAGCCGTCCGTGCTCGCCGCCGCGGCGCAGCGAGCGCGCGTCGCCGATCGAATCCTGCTCGGCATCCACCGCGGAGGTCCGCCCGCCCCGGACATCCTCACGGACGCGCTGGACCTGACGTACGTCGACGCCGCACCAGCCGACGACCGGGACGAACGCTCCACGGTCGTGGTCGCCGACGCCCTTCGGGCGGTCGCAGACTTCGCGTCGCGTGTCGCCGCGAACCCGCAGGCCGCGACCGTCCTGCGCCAGGTCCTCCGGTGCGGCGACGGCCTCGATGCCCGCGCGGGCGTGGACGTCGAATCGCTCGCGTACTCGACACTGCTGGGCGGGACCGAGTTCGCGCGCTGGCTCGCGCGCCGCGGACCGCGGCCGCTGCCCCCTCCCCCGCACGGCGAGCCCGTGCTGGTGGCCCGCGACGGCGCCGACCTCCGCATCACCCTTAACCGTCCCGAACGCCGCAACGCGTACGGCGCTCGCCTGCGGGACGCGCTCACGAGCGCGCTGACGGTCGCGACGGCGGATCCGTCGATCACCCGCGTCACGCTCGACGGCGCCGGTCCGTCGTTCTGCGCGGGAGGCGACCTCGACGAGTTCGGCACGACCCCCGACCTCACCCTGGCGCACCTGATCCGTACGCGAGCCGGCGCCGGACTGCTGGTCCACGAGCTGGCCGACCGGCTCGAGGCGCACGTCCACGGCGCGTGCGTGGGCGGCGGCATCGAGATCCCGGCCTTCGCCGGCACCGTCGTGGCGAGCGCGGACGCATGGTTCCGTCTGCCCGAGATCGAGATGGGCCTGATCCCCGGCGCCGGCGGAACGGTGAGCATTCCGCGGCGGATCGGACGGTGGCGCGCGATGCACCTGTTCGTGACCGGGGCCAGGCTGGATGCGCCCACGGCGTTGGACTGGGGACTGGTGGACGCGATCGGCCGCCCGGAACCGACCACACAAGCCAGCAAACGCTTGTTGCAGACCGGGAATTCTCCTGTCATGATGGGCGAAACCCGAGCGTGA
- a CDS encoding class I adenylate-forming enzyme family protein, producing the protein MNILTLLEIAAGADADRIALGDKRDGLTYGDLLRLARGFAAEHSGATRTVLYGSTAAPAFPIALFGAAWAGIPFAPISYRLADDPLRAIVAGRAPALLVADGAVARIGGGVDGVRTVAPSVLIEHLRAADAVDPAPADQDPDAPAVLLHTSGTSGTPKVAVLRHRHLVSYVLGCTELFSAGPDEAALVSVPPYHIAGVAGLLTGLYSGRRIVQMPNFDEREWVRVVREQEITHAMVVPTMLARIVDVLAEDGLGVPSLRHLSYGGGRMPLPVIERALELLPHVDFVNGYGLTETSSSIAVLGPDEHRAALSSPDPAIQRRLGSVGLPVPDVEIVVRDDAGRPVAAGERGELWVRGAQVSGEYSGASLLDADGWFHTQDGGWIDDAGYVYVEGRLDDVIVRGGENLSPGEIEDVIGEHPGVDDVVVYGVPDDQWGEVVVAAVVPRAEGAVSDAEIREWVGNRLRSSRVPAVVEFHADLPRNDMGKVLRRVLREQFTPVTA; encoded by the coding sequence ATGAACATCCTGACACTGCTCGAGATCGCCGCCGGCGCGGACGCCGACCGAATCGCCCTCGGCGACAAGCGCGACGGCCTCACGTACGGCGACCTGCTTCGACTGGCCCGCGGCTTCGCGGCCGAACATTCCGGCGCGACGCGGACCGTGCTGTACGGATCGACGGCCGCACCGGCTTTCCCGATCGCGTTGTTCGGGGCCGCCTGGGCGGGAATCCCGTTCGCCCCGATCAGCTACCGCCTGGCCGACGACCCGCTCCGCGCGATCGTGGCGGGCCGTGCGCCGGCGCTGCTGGTCGCGGACGGCGCCGTCGCGCGGATCGGGGGCGGAGTGGACGGGGTCCGGACCGTCGCGCCGAGTGTGCTGATCGAGCACCTGCGTGCCGCGGACGCCGTCGACCCCGCGCCCGCCGACCAGGATCCCGACGCGCCCGCCGTGCTGTTGCACACCAGCGGCACGTCGGGAACCCCGAAGGTGGCCGTGCTGCGGCATCGGCACCTGGTGTCGTACGTCCTGGGCTGCACCGAGTTGTTCAGTGCCGGCCCCGACGAGGCCGCGCTCGTCAGCGTTCCGCCGTACCACATCGCGGGGGTCGCGGGCCTGCTCACCGGCCTCTACAGCGGGCGCCGCATCGTCCAGATGCCGAACTTCGACGAACGCGAATGGGTGCGGGTGGTGCGCGAGCAGGAGATCACCCACGCGATGGTGGTCCCGACGATGCTGGCGCGCATCGTCGACGTCCTCGCCGAGGACGGGCTCGGCGTGCCGTCGCTGCGGCACCTGTCCTACGGTGGTGGCCGGATGCCGCTGCCGGTGATCGAGCGGGCTCTGGAACTGCTGCCCCACGTCGACTTCGTCAACGGCTACGGGCTCACCGAAACCTCCTCGTCCATCGCGGTTCTCGGCCCCGACGAGCATCGCGCCGCGCTCTCGTCGCCCGATCCCGCGATCCAACGCCGGCTGGGGTCGGTCGGGCTCCCCGTCCCCGACGTCGAGATCGTGGTCCGCGACGACGCCGGACGGCCGGTCGCGGCCGGCGAGCGCGGTGAGCTGTGGGTGCGCGGTGCCCAGGTGTCGGGGGAGTACTCCGGCGCGTCGCTGCTCGACGCCGACGGCTGGTTCCACACCCAGGACGGCGGATGGATCGACGACGCCGGGTACGTCTACGTCGAGGGTCGCCTCGACGACGTCATCGTCCGGGGCGGCGAGAACCTGTCGCCGGGCGAGATCGAGGACGTCATCGGCGAGCACCCCGGAGTGGACGACGTCGTGGTCTACGGCGTACCCGACGACCAGTGGGGCGAGGTCGTCGTCGCGGCGGTCGTGCCCCGCGCCGAGGGCGCGGTGTCGGACGCCGAGATCCGGGAGTGGGTCGGCAACCGGCTGCGCTCGTCCCGGGTGCCGGCCGTCGTCGAGTTCCACGCCGACCTGCCCCGCAACGATATGGGCAAGGTGCTCCGGCGCGTGCTGCGCGAGCAGTTCACGCCGGTCACCGCCTGA